The proteins below are encoded in one region of Heliomicrobium gestii:
- a CDS encoding STAS domain-containing protein, producing the protein MEMQFSLQGKTGMCRLAEDLDMQSAEDFVHDNKAFLAQNLGMKELVFELSAVEFMDSTGVGALMQVIRVAREQGVVCRLAGYSPEIQDALELIGVFGVLEE; encoded by the coding sequence ATGGAAATGCAGTTTTCCCTGCAAGGCAAGACGGGGATGTGTAGGCTTGCGGAGGATCTGGATATGCAGTCCGCCGAAGACTTTGTCCACGATAACAAAGCCTTTTTGGCGCAGAACCTGGGTATGAAGGAACTGGTCTTCGAACTGTCAGCGGTGGAGTTTATGGATTCGACTGGCGTGGGCGCTCTCATGCAGGTCATCCGGGTCGCCAGGGAGCAGGGCGTTGTCTGTCGCTTGGCGGGATACAGTCCGGAAATTCAAGACGCCCTGGAACTGATCGGAGTCTTCGGGGTGCTGGAGGAATAG